One Desulfitibacter alkalitolerans DSM 16504 genomic window carries:
- a CDS encoding radical SAM protein, whose translation MDYQKQLLLQNVHKFNILPVTSVCNTSCIFCSHKQNPGNLQVYSFGSLSMETIDLLLSFLDKNKKIIIGESATRLIEGEPFCNPNFKEILSKLRRTFPDTPLSITTNGIILDDEWFKFLTDIKPLEINYSINCINPKNRKIIMGSRVTNNPEYVLGKLASHSINYHGSLVAMNWLTGWEELEETIALVDKNAGSTIRVFLPGHTKLAPQSLRFPQSYEYELRDSVEKLRTRYSIPITLEPSLITNLEPEVIGVIKNSPAALCGIIKGDIIKQVDGVNVLTRYDAFSLVRKKANTNLKLLRKGTGIHIEMLKAAGEASGLVMDYDIDSSIREDIRRICIRNRRKKIWIMASKLGAPILRELLKDMDAEAEVVETENLFFGGSIVCAGLLTVDDFLMAYEKIRARAAQGNVLVLPAIAFDQQGRDLTGCYYHEVEKETGISTILL comes from the coding sequence ATGGATTATCAAAAACAATTACTATTACAAAATGTCCATAAATTTAATATCTTACCGGTCACCTCAGTATGCAACACCTCGTGTATTTTTTGTTCCCATAAACAAAACCCCGGCAATTTACAGGTATACAGTTTTGGCAGCCTATCCATGGAGACCATTGATTTGCTGCTGTCTTTTTTGGACAAGAACAAGAAAATCATCATCGGGGAATCGGCTACAAGGCTTATAGAAGGGGAACCCTTCTGCAATCCGAATTTTAAGGAAATTTTATCTAAATTAAGACGCACTTTCCCAGATACACCCCTGTCAATCACCACTAATGGCATAATCCTTGATGATGAATGGTTTAAGTTTTTAACAGATATTAAACCATTAGAGATAAACTACTCAATAAACTGTATAAACCCAAAAAACAGAAAAATCATCATGGGCAGCAGAGTAACAAATAATCCTGAATATGTCCTGGGAAAACTGGCATCCCACTCAATCAATTATCATGGAAGCCTGGTGGCCATGAACTGGTTGACAGGCTGGGAGGAGCTTGAGGAAACCATCGCCCTGGTGGACAAAAATGCTGGCTCAACAATACGTGTGTTTCTTCCTGGTCATACAAAATTAGCACCACAAAGCCTTAGGTTTCCCCAAAGTTATGAATATGAACTAAGGGATAGTGTGGAAAAGCTTAGAACAAGATACAGTATTCCAATAACCCTGGAGCCGTCCCTTATTACCAATTTGGAACCTGAAGTAATTGGAGTTATCAAGAATTCACCAGCTGCTTTATGCGGAATTATCAAGGGGGATATTATAAAACAGGTGGATGGTGTTAATGTTTTAACAAGATATGACGCTTTTAGCCTTGTGAGAAAAAAGGCCAATACGAATTTAAAGCTTTTAAGGAAGGGAACTGGGATTCACATAGAGATGCTTAAAGCAGCAGGGGAAGCCTCGGGACTTGTAATGGACTATGACATTGACAGCTCAATTAGAGAGGATATTAGAAGAATTTGTATTAGGAATAGAAGAAAAAAAATTTGGATTATGGCTTCTAAGCTGGGTGCTCCCATTCTCAGGGAGCTTTTAAAAGACATGGATGCAGAAGCAGAGGTTGTGGAAACAGAAAATTTATTTTTTGGCGGCTCAATTGTGTGTGCAGGCTTATTGACAGTTGATGATTTTCTAATGGCTTATGAAAAGATCAGAGCTAGAGCTGCACAAGGGAACGTATTAGTCCTGCCGGCCATAGCCTTTGACCAGCAGGGCAGGGATTTAACAGGCTGCTATTATCATGAGGTTGAGAAAGAAACAGGCATAAGTACTATATTACTTTAA